The Rutidosis leptorrhynchoides isolate AG116_Rl617_1_P2 unplaced genomic scaffold, CSIRO_AGI_Rlap_v1 contig437, whole genome shotgun sequence genome includes the window GAATTGGGCATGTGAAAAATTGATTGGAGGAGCCGAGCGACGGCGACGCGGATTAGAGGATAGGCCCTGAGAGTGTAAACGGTGGTCTGACGGAGCAAATCCTCTAGCGTCTCGACGAAGAGGTTGAGACTGCGAATCGGCGGTATGTAGAGAGTTAGAGGGACCGCCGAGAACGCCACCGCGAAGAAAAGCTGAAGCATTTGTGGATGATCGGAGGAAGGTGTGTTTTTTGATTTGAGCTAATCAGTCTCACTCGAATGAATGAATGAATTGGAATTATGGGATTGGGAGTATGTTATGTATGTATAGAGGAAATTGGGAATTATGGGATTGTAGAGAAGAGGGAAGATGGATTTTGCATTTGATGAAGTGGACTGTCCATGTGTTGAATTGAAAttacttcttatatatataataagacAAAATAATTAATTTGGTTAATTTCTTAATAATTGGATCATCCTGGAAACAACTAGTAACTTTTTTTGCAAGACATTCAGCAGACGGGAAACAAAAATGAATTAACATGATATTTCTTTAAGTTTATTAAtccaaatcaaatatatttttttagaTGACGTTTTTGATGATTTTTTTGTCTTTAAATAGTCGATGTTTTGAAAATATCGATGTATTTTTTTATTTGTATTTTCTATTAACTTCACATCTATatacaattaataattttaataaaataaaattataaaataaaaataatttatatattaaaattaatgatattgGTATGTTTAGAAAGTTTAAAAATATCGATTATTAAAATatagaagaagtaatatataatttTTTAAGAAGTTTATAAAAAGGGTAGAAAATTAAGATTAGAATTTAAGTTTGATAAGTTTGATTCACACAAAATAGTGCAATATGAGATAAATCAAAatgtattttttaattttttttacattgTTTCAAATCATGATAATCCAGTAGTACTGTATATACTTAAAGTCCATTAAATGATTTTAGTGTCATAATAAGCATTAACGTTCATGGCTTGTTAAACTATCGTAAA containing:
- the LOC139883697 gene encoding uncharacterized protein, which encodes MLQLFFAVAFSAVPLTLYIPPIRSLNLFVETLEDLLRQTTVYTLRAYPLIRVAVARLLQSIFH